One Syntrophales bacterium genomic region harbors:
- a CDS encoding DUF1844 domain-containing protein, translating to MEEEKKGFVVRDKRTFDESGEVRKEEPAEAKETGPGEKTEKGQVPPPEAEQQGQQREENYPEVNFASFVLSLSTTAMYHFGDFPDPATKEARKNLSAAKQTIDILGMLKSKTEGNLDDNEKSVLDGILYELRLRYVKEKTGQ from the coding sequence ATGGAAGAGGAGAAAAAGGGGTTTGTGGTGAGGGATAAGCGCACCTTTGATGAATCGGGAGAAGTGCGTAAGGAAGAACCCGCCGAAGCAAAAGAAACAGGTCCCGGCGAGAAAACAGAAAAAGGACAGGTCCCGCCGCCGGAGGCGGAACAACAGGGACAGCAGCGTGAAGAGAATTATCCAGAGGTTAACTTTGCAAGCTTTGTGCTCTCTTTGAGTACGACAGCGATGTATCATTTTGGTGATTTCCCCGATCCGGCGACAAAAGAAGCGCGGAAAAATCTCTCTGCTGCAAAACAGACCATTGATATACTGGGCATGTTAAAAAGTAAAACGGAAGGAAATCTCGATGACAACGAGAAATCCGTGTTAGATGGCATACTTTACGAGTTGAGGTTGAGGTATGTGAAGGAAAAAACCGGACAATGA
- the ispE gene encoding 4-(cytidine 5'-diphospho)-2-C-methyl-D-erythritol kinase: MIRKLSPAKVNLYLCVFRKRKDGYHDIATLMQRISLYDEMTFSPIERGIVVKCPDSLPENEDNIVYRAAMALFSYASCASGIEITIKKRIPIAAGLGGGSSNAATTLMTMNEIFGFHYSRDDLMKIGAKLGADVPFFIFGKTAWAFGIGDRLQAADNIPPLWFVLINPRFAISTEMVYENLNLRLTKGSINYTIPQLQTVNDLVKGLRNDLEDVTLNIYPLLRHLKDILLTHGALGTLMSGSGPTVFGIFLEAEAALKAKKALEEVGRGTWSVLMAHSI, encoded by the coding sequence ATGATCAGAAAACTATCACCGGCAAAGGTGAACCTGTACCTTTGCGTATTTCGCAAGCGGAAAGACGGCTATCATGACATCGCAACCCTGATGCAAAGGATAAGTCTCTATGATGAAATGACGTTTTCACCTATCGAGAGGGGCATTGTGGTAAAATGTCCGGACTCCCTGCCGGAAAATGAGGATAACATTGTTTACAGGGCAGCAATGGCCCTTTTTTCTTATGCTTCCTGTGCGTCCGGTATTGAAATTACCATCAAAAAAAGAATCCCCATCGCGGCAGGCTTAGGTGGGGGAAGTTCCAATGCGGCCACGACACTGATGACCATGAACGAGATATTCGGGTTCCACTACAGCAGAGATGACTTGATGAAGATAGGGGCAAAATTGGGGGCAGATGTCCCCTTTTTTATTTTTGGCAAGACGGCATGGGCTTTCGGCATTGGCGATCGCCTTCAGGCGGCGGACAACATCCCTCCCCTGTGGTTTGTCCTGATAAATCCCCGCTTCGCCATCTCCACAGAGATGGTTTATGAAAATCTAAATTTAAGATTGACAAAAGGATCAATAAATTATACCATCCCGCAACTTCAGACAGTAAACGATTTAGTGAAAGGACTACGTAATGATCTGGAGGATGTGACGCTGAACATATATCCCCTCTTACGGCACTTAAAGGATATTTTACTGACACATGGAGCTTTGGGTACCCTAATGTCGGGCAGTGGGCCGACCGTTTTTGGCATATTTTTAGAGGCAGAGGCAGCGCTAAAGGCAAAAAAGGCCTTGGAAGAAGTGGGAAGGGGGACGTGGTCTGTATTGATGGCACATTCTATCTAA
- a CDS encoding ribose-phosphate pyrophosphokinase, with product MLERIRIFSGNANLALAERICENLGVPLGRANVTTFSDGETMVEINENVRGMDVFIIQSTCTPVNVTCMELLIMIDAMKRASADRITAVIPYYGYARQDRKVAPRAPISAKLVADLITTAGANRVLSLDLHAGQIQGFFNIPVDNLFATPVLLEYIKRNYEDNIVIVSPDTGGVERARAFGKRLGATLAIIDKRREGPNEAQVMNIIGNVRGKKVIIFDDMIDTAGTVVGGAEALKEEGATEIFVCCTHSVLSGLAIERIENSCIKEVVVTDTIPLQEKAKACGRIKVLSVAGLLSEAVRRIYYNDSVSSLFI from the coding sequence ATGCTTGAAAGAATAAGAATTTTTTCCGGTAACGCAAATTTGGCTCTGGCGGAAAGGATCTGTGAAAATCTGGGGGTCCCCCTCGGAAGGGCCAATGTGACTACTTTCAGTGACGGTGAAACGATGGTGGAAATCAATGAAAACGTCCGGGGTATGGATGTTTTCATTATTCAGTCTACCTGCACACCGGTCAATGTAACCTGCATGGAACTGCTCATCATGATTGATGCCATGAAGAGGGCATCTGCGGATCGTATCACGGCCGTTATTCCTTATTACGGTTATGCCAGACAGGATAGAAAGGTGGCTCCCCGGGCACCGATTTCGGCAAAACTTGTTGCCGATCTGATCACCACGGCGGGGGCCAACCGTGTTCTCTCCCTGGATCTCCATGCCGGCCAGATTCAGGGGTTTTTTAATATCCCTGTTGATAACCTATTCGCCACCCCCGTCCTTTTAGAATACATCAAGAGAAACTATGAGGACAACATTGTCATCGTTTCCCCGGACACCGGTGGTGTTGAAAGGGCAAGGGCGTTTGGTAAGAGGTTAGGGGCAACCCTTGCCATCATTGATAAGAGAAGAGAAGGGCCGAATGAGGCGCAGGTCATGAATATCATCGGTAATGTAAGGGGTAAAAAAGTCATCATTTTCGACGATATGATTGATACAGCAGGAACCGTGGTAGGGGGAGCCGAAGCCCTGAAGGAGGAAGGCGCCACTGAGATTTTCGTCTGTTGCACCCATTCTGTTCTTTCGGGGCTGGCCATAGAGAGGATTGAAAATTCCTGCATAAAAGAGGTTGTGGTCACGGATACGATCCCTCTGCAGGAAAAAGCAAAAGCCTGCGGTCGCATTAAGGTCCTCTCTGTTGCTGGATTGCTAAGTGAGGCAGTGAGAAGGATTTACTACAATGATTCGGTCAGTTCGCTTTTTATTTAG